The Zingiber officinale cultivar Zhangliang chromosome 9A, Zo_v1.1, whole genome shotgun sequence genome window below encodes:
- the LOC122021306 gene encoding uncharacterized protein LOC122021306, with protein sequence MRDWAPSIIATALFAFLSPGVVLQLPGKRWPVDFLNMKTSLVSVLAHALIFGLLLMLFFVILKVHLYV encoded by the coding sequence ATGAGGGACTGGGCTCCGTCTATCATAGCCACAGCTCTGTTTGCCTTCCTGAGCCCTGGGGTGGTGCTGCAGCTGCCGGGGAAGCGGTGGCCGGTCGACTTCTTGAACATGAAGACCAGCTTGGTCTCCGTTCTGGCTCATGCTCTCATCTTTGGCCTGCTTCTCATGTTGTTCTTTGTTATCTTGAAGGTTCATCTCTATGTTTAG
- the LOC122019103 gene encoding heavy metal-associated isoprenylated plant protein 7-like yields the protein MAAGVAEVAADGRAVKGKKPAASPLKVVEHLERETDKKVQLPTPLPPPQPGKKKPKAKDQLKKKKKKEGEDKKEEVPKQNLFRKRAQRLAMKSSVYAQTGVESAEADWEASKVTVKGVFTAEKLAGYVYEKTTKYVVVTRDEPAAAPEKVEEETSSGGGEEEEDESGGAADLSGAQEQEEDAIDEGEDAEDEMIDKSSGKGKEAIGMQPTTKVAEEEEPTWNQRCQPCSAYDTRFPPNVCPLCGRGSFYYPVQNQEYPAAVFPHLFSDENPNACSLM from the exons ATGGCGGCAGGAGTGGCGGAGGTGGCGGCAGACGGGAGAGCGGTGAAAGGGAAGAAGCCCGCGGCCAGTCCTCTGAAGGTGGTGGAGCATCTCGAGAGGGAAACCGACAAGAAAGTGCAGCTACCGACTCCTCTACCACCTCCACAACCAGGGAAGAAGAAACCTAAAGCAAAAGATCagctgaaaaagaagaagaagaaagaaggagaagacaagaaaGAAGAGGTTCCTAAGCAAAATCTT TTTCGCAAGCGGGCACAAAGGCTAGCTATGAAAAGCTCTGTGTATGCACAAACAGGTGTGGAGTCAGCGGAGGCGGACTGGGAGGCCTCCAAGGTGACGGTGAAGGGCGTCTTCACGGCCGAGAAGCTGGCGGGGTACGTGTACGAGAAGACGACGAAGTACGTGGTGGTGACGAGGGACGAGCCTGCAGCGGCGCCGGAGAAGGTTGAGGAAGAAACGAGCAGCGGAGGAGGCGAGGAAGAGGAGGACGAAAGTGGCGGCGCAGCTGATTTGTCAGGAGCTCAAGAGCAGGAGGAGGACGCCATTGATGAAGGCGAGGACGCTGAAGACGAGATGATCGATAAAAGTAGTGGAAAGGGCAAAGAGGCGATCGGGATGCAACCGACGACGAAGGTTGCGGAAGAAGAAGAACCGACATGGAACCAGCGTTGCCAACCGTGTTCAGCGTATGACACGAGGTTTCCGCCCAACGTCTGTCCTCTGTGTGGGAGAGGGTCGTTTTATTATCCTGTTCAAAATCAAGAGTATCCCGCTGCTGTGTTTCCACATCTCTTCAGCGATGAAAATCCCAATGCCTGCTCTTTGatgtaa
- the LOC122021042 gene encoding RNA pseudouridine synthase 7-like, translated as MSGKRKRDGVGGRDGVDMEAIVWQTPANPPEASDYIFRRGKRYVRPYYFEFISHVKNRWAGKTIVDLFAEEFKGRPYDYYVNAVKCGRIQVDDKMVNTLYIVQSSQKISHFLHRHEPPVLAEDVQILQNETDIVTICKPASIPVHPCGQYRKNTIVGILQAEHNLTPLYPVHRLDRLVSGLLIFAKSADKADCLRQQIEAGLLRKEYIAKVIGVFPNEEVVVDANISYNAREGRSYVEIDDCHLDKALRGKTACTKFSRISTNGKYSLVLCQPVTGRTHQIRVHLQHAGHPIANDGLYLSKDAPLRSAKGVGADRAAIETCELPISEPAKDDPYAEDASGEEFSIDPMCTNCPNLPPNGYDGNEVGMWLHCVRYSGPDWSYECPYPEWAHLS; from the exons ATGAGCGGCAAAAGGAAACGCGACGGCGTTGGCGGCCGCGACGGAGTGGATATGGAGGCGATAGTGTGGCAAACCCCAGCCAATCCTCCCGAAGCCAGTGATTACATCTTCCGCAGAG GGAAGCGATACGTGAGACCCTACTACTTTGAGTTCATCTCCCAC GTTAAGAACAGGTGGGCCGGCAAGACTATTGTGGATCTCTTTGCGGAGGAGTTCAAAGGGCGCCCTTACGACTATTAT GTAAATGCTGTGAAGTGTGGAAGGATCCAAGTGGATGATAAGATGGTCAACACGTTGTATATTGTGCAGTCGTCTCAAAAGATTAGCCACTTTCTTCATAG GCATGAGCCACCAGTATTAGCTGAAGATGTACAAATCCTGCAAAATGAAACTGATATAGTAACAATTTGCAAGCCAGCATCAATTCCG GTACATCCATGTGGTCAGTATCGCAAGAATACCATTGTTGGCATACTGCAGGCTGAACACAACTTAACACCACTGTACC CTGTGCATCGATTAGACCGTCTTGTTTCTGGTCTTCTTATCTTTGCAAAAAGTGCTGATAAAGCAGATTGCTTAAGACAACAG ATTGAGGCTGGGTTATTACGAAAAGAGTACATTGCTAAGGTGATTGGTGTGTTTCCCAATGAAGAG gTAGTTGTTGATGCAAATATCAGCTATAACGCACGAGAAGGGAGGAGTTATGTGGAG ATTGATGATTGCCATCTTGATAAAGCTTTGAGAGGAAAGACTGCATGCACAAAGTTTTCACGGATTAGTACCAACGGGAAATATAGTCTAGTTTTGTGCCAACCTGTTACTGGACGTACCCATCAG ATTCGTGTACATCTCCAACATGCAGGCCATCCTATAGCTAATGATGGCTTATACCTCTCCAAAGATGCCCCTCTTCGTTCTGCTAAAGGAGTTGGCGCAGATAGAGCTGCCATAGAAACATGTGAACTACCAATATCTGAGCCTGCTAAGGATGAtccttatgctgaagatgcttctgGTGAAGAGTTCAGCATCGATCCCATGTGCACTAACTGTCCAAATCTGCCTCCCAATGG